A genomic stretch from Archangium lipolyticum includes:
- a CDS encoding helix-turn-helix domain-containing protein has product MSRTMDFAASTFSISRFVEDVRGVVPVDGRASHERLPDGRTILVFRVFEEDRKGDVCVAGPRTRALFKNATGVTRAVMLQFKPGWSAQLLGVAASELTDRIVQLEDIWGRSGGDLCLKLLAARSLPEMLDRLSHAIALRAHQTSDPASARLARRAVRLFEGDEVRVESVAERLGVTARHLRRAFTESVGIGPKDFARAVRLRRAVGMAATSKDWGRIAADAGYYDQAHLIADFRELVGLTPGAFVKRAGDRGVRCGSGEAEADLHDTTERLGSCSIPTPPGTPSQTGAPERVLRVPHRFMSR; this is encoded by the coding sequence ATGTCTCGCACGATGGACTTTGCCGCCTCGACCTTCTCAATTTCCCGCTTCGTCGAGGACGTTCGCGGTGTCGTGCCAGTCGATGGACGCGCAAGTCACGAACGGCTGCCCGACGGAAGAACGATCCTTGTCTTTCGAGTGTTCGAGGAGGATCGGAAAGGGGATGTGTGCGTCGCGGGCCCGCGAACGCGGGCGCTGTTCAAGAACGCAACCGGCGTCACGCGGGCGGTAATGCTTCAGTTCAAGCCAGGCTGGTCGGCGCAGCTCCTGGGCGTGGCCGCGAGCGAGCTGACGGACCGGATCGTGCAGCTGGAAGACATCTGGGGCCGTTCGGGCGGCGACCTCTGCCTCAAGCTCCTCGCGGCGCGAAGCCTGCCGGAGATGCTCGACCGACTCTCCCACGCGATCGCCCTTCGTGCCCACCAGACATCCGACCCGGCATCGGCACGGCTCGCTCGCCGCGCGGTTCGCTTGTTCGAAGGAGACGAGGTTCGGGTGGAGAGCGTGGCGGAGCGGCTTGGCGTCACGGCGCGGCATCTTCGCCGCGCGTTCACGGAGAGCGTCGGCATCGGGCCGAAGGATTTCGCGCGGGCCGTTCGCCTGCGGCGTGCCGTGGGGATGGCTGCGACCTCGAAGGACTGGGGACGCATCGCCGCGGACGCGGGCTATTACGACCAGGCGCACCTCATTGCCGACTTCCGGGAGCTCGTCGGGCTCACACCGGGCGCCTTCGTGAAGCGTGCGGGCGATCGGGGCGTTCGGTGCGGCTCCGGCGAGGCGGAGGCCGATCTCCACGACACCACGGAGCGACTCGGGAGCTGCTCGATTCCGACTCCGCCAGGCACACCCTCTCAGACAGGGGCCCCCGAGCGGGTCCTCAGGGTGCCCCATCGCTTCATGAGTCGTTAG
- a CDS encoding alpha/beta hydrolase family protein, translating into MSEPTFAANTPSAPTPVLSVSPVVLPAPGRAVDLQVRVSAPVTGSELPILLLSHGHGRSNHLSSLNGYAPLANYFAAHGFVVIQPTHLDSKTLTLDSNDPDAPLYWRARAEDMKRILDQLDAIERAVAALAGRLDRSKVAVVGHSMGGHTASLLLGARHTDPHDGTEVNFAEPRIKAGVLLAAPGRGDALSKFAAENYSFFSTIDYSRMTTPALVVAGDKDDSPHLTVAGADWHADPYFLSPSPKSLLTLFDAGHGLGGVSGYDVAETTDENPERVAAVQLLTWAYLRTALYPGDSAWQEAQNALTGVARPLGRVESK; encoded by the coding sequence ATGAGCGAACCGACTTTCGCGGCCAACACCCCCAGCGCACCCACGCCGGTCCTCTCGGTCAGCCCCGTCGTGCTGCCAGCTCCCGGCCGCGCCGTCGATCTCCAGGTGCGAGTCTCCGCGCCCGTGACCGGAAGCGAACTGCCCATCCTCTTGCTCTCGCACGGCCACGGCCGCTCCAACCACCTCTCCTCATTGAACGGCTACGCCCCACTCGCCAACTACTTCGCGGCACACGGCTTCGTCGTGATCCAGCCCACCCATCTCGACTCAAAGACGCTCACCCTCGACTCCAATGACCCCGATGCGCCTCTGTACTGGCGAGCGCGGGCCGAGGACATGAAGCGCATCCTCGACCAACTCGACGCGATCGAGCGCGCCGTCGCTGCGCTCGCCGGGCGCTTGGACCGAAGCAAGGTGGCCGTCGTCGGGCACTCGATGGGCGGGCACACCGCGAGCCTGCTGCTTGGCGCGCGGCACACGGATCCCCACGACGGAACGGAAGTGAACTTCGCCGAGCCCCGGATCAAGGCGGGCGTGCTGCTCGCCGCGCCCGGCAGAGGCGACGCCCTCAGCAAGTTCGCGGCCGAGAACTACTCCTTCTTCTCGACCATCGATTACTCCAGGATGACGACGCCCGCGCTCGTGGTCGCCGGCGACAAGGACGACTCTCCCCACCTGACGGTCGCAGGCGCCGACTGGCACGCCGATCCCTACTTCCTCTCCCCAAGCCCCAAGTCCCTGCTCACCCTGTTCGACGCAGGGCACGGGCTGGGCGGAGTCTCGGGATATGACGTCGCCGAGACCACGGACGAGAACCCCGAGCGAGTGGCTGCCGTTCAGCTTCTCACCTGGGCCTACCTCCGCACCGCGCTCTACCCCGGAGACTCCGCCTGGCAGGAAGCGCAAAACGCGCTGACTGGCGTAGCCAGGCCGCTCGGACGGGTCGAGTCCAAATAA
- a CDS encoding alpha/beta fold hydrolase, with protein MRTLATVALLLAALLTGCGRFQTEGDFFFVRSAGADLPVWVRGNTDSGVFMVVLAGGPGNSSMSYVSPVTESLEEKYAVVYWDQRVTGVAQGNPTPETLSLGQFVADTHAVISTLRQRHDVQKLFLLGPSWGGTLGAAYLLEHQEGVAGWIDLDGNHDWQKNWDFALDYVKVHAERKLAAGEEVDTWRGVPEWAESMKGTRMISDNLWKWQRLCTKAGGYFHDPSNSPGLGADMLLFSPFSMGALRTNNGVVLEKILSDDTFYDALRMSPKLSRITIPSLVLWGRHDGAVPVAMAHDAYDNLGTPPEHKFLVIFEKSAHMAPFEEPEAFLTAVTQFIEKYR; from the coding sequence ATGAGAACCCTCGCGACCGTCGCCCTGTTGCTCGCCGCGCTCCTGACTGGCTGCGGCCGGTTCCAGACCGAGGGCGATTTCTTCTTCGTGCGCAGTGCTGGCGCGGACCTGCCGGTGTGGGTGCGTGGCAACACGGACTCCGGTGTCTTCATGGTGGTGCTCGCCGGAGGCCCTGGTAATTCGAGCATGTCCTATGTGTCGCCCGTCACGGAGTCCCTCGAGGAGAAGTACGCCGTCGTCTACTGGGACCAGCGCGTCACCGGGGTGGCCCAGGGTAACCCCACACCCGAGACGCTCTCGCTCGGGCAGTTCGTCGCGGACACCCACGCCGTCATCAGTACGCTTCGCCAGCGCCATGATGTCCAGAAGCTCTTCCTCTTGGGTCCGAGCTGGGGCGGCACCCTGGGGGCCGCCTACCTCCTCGAGCACCAGGAGGGCGTGGCCGGATGGATCGACCTGGATGGCAACCACGACTGGCAGAAGAACTGGGACTTCGCGCTCGACTACGTGAAGGTCCACGCCGAGCGGAAGCTGGCCGCGGGCGAGGAGGTGGACACGTGGCGCGGCGTTCCCGAGTGGGCCGAGTCGATGAAGGGGACGCGGATGATCAGCGACAACCTCTGGAAATGGCAGCGCTTGTGCACCAAGGCGGGGGGCTACTTCCATGATCCGTCGAATTCGCCCGGCCTTGGCGCGGATATGCTGCTCTTCTCGCCCTTCTCGATGGGGGCCCTGCGCACGAACAACGGTGTCGTCCTCGAGAAGATCCTCTCCGACGACACCTTCTACGACGCGCTGCGGATGTCCCCGAAGCTCTCGCGCATCACCATTCCCTCACTCGTGCTGTGGGGGCGGCACGACGGCGCGGTGCCGGTTGCCATGGCGCACGACGCCTATGACAACCTGGGTACACCTCCCGAGCACAAGTTCCTCGTCATCTTCGAGAAGTCCGCGCACATGGCACCCTTCGAGGAGCCCGAGGCCTTCCTTACCGCGGTGACTCAGTTCATCGAGAAGTACCGCTGA
- a CDS encoding Ig-like domain-containing protein, producing the protein MSFWDPATGKWTIRGETDDLGYYRNAVVDPRRKLYVAVGQGFTETWTIDALGKFVPKHVRLATTGAREIEDGGNPGVDYDPVNDRIVAWKGGGDIYTLDIDTRVWTKHPALGTVVPGPANMNGTFGRFRYVPGLNVFVVVNTVDTNVFVYRLDSKPPRLLRRIDVKAPKASVETNTTGKLQVTAVFQDGSSFVATSGVTFSSLDPEVATVDEDGTFRAINPGQARLQASYTDPLTRRGLVGALELEVVPMAGDVVLDALKIQPASALKVLRGMSARYTAVGSFHRGADVFTRDVTCDATWNSDNPSIATVTGGTVQGRSEGGTTLHAKVGQVDAQAALEVILNATRELFALNFQPPGPPAVAGWEVADDSAFDAARGWGWQDAAGLQTRGDRNGTKDPRLASYVLTTGGKFRLQVPDGRYHVAASVGDNTFGSGLASVELAGAGIVYGVGAGNTAGAGIVEATGGKGLVFDVVGPINWLAVMPVNGLDFDEALAAAKTW; encoded by the coding sequence ATGTCGTTCTGGGACCCGGCCACTGGCAAGTGGACCATCCGCGGTGAGACGGATGACCTTGGCTATTACCGGAACGCGGTCGTCGACCCCCGGCGCAAGCTGTACGTCGCGGTGGGTCAGGGCTTCACCGAGACCTGGACCATCGACGCGCTGGGGAAGTTCGTTCCCAAGCACGTGCGGCTCGCGACGACGGGCGCCAGGGAGATTGAGGACGGGGGCAATCCCGGCGTCGACTACGATCCGGTGAACGATCGCATCGTGGCGTGGAAGGGAGGCGGGGACATCTACACGCTGGACATCGACACCCGCGTCTGGACGAAGCATCCGGCACTGGGCACGGTGGTGCCCGGACCGGCCAACATGAACGGGACCTTCGGGCGGTTCCGCTACGTGCCAGGCCTGAACGTCTTCGTGGTGGTCAATACCGTCGACACGAATGTCTTCGTCTACCGGCTCGATTCGAAGCCCCCTCGCCTGCTGCGGCGCATCGACGTGAAGGCGCCCAAGGCCTCCGTCGAGACGAACACGACCGGCAAGCTGCAGGTGACGGCGGTATTCCAGGACGGAAGCTCGTTCGTCGCCACGTCGGGGGTCACGTTCAGCTCGCTCGACCCGGAGGTGGCGACCGTGGACGAGGATGGCACCTTCCGGGCAATCAACCCGGGCCAGGCCCGGCTGCAGGCGAGCTACACCGACCCGCTCACCCGGCGCGGGCTGGTCGGAGCCCTGGAGCTCGAAGTGGTGCCGATGGCCGGTGACGTCGTACTCGACGCGCTGAAGATTCAGCCAGCATCGGCGCTCAAGGTGCTCCGCGGAATGTCGGCACGCTACACGGCCGTCGGCTCCTTCCACCGCGGCGCCGACGTCTTCACCCGCGACGTCACCTGCGATGCCACCTGGAACTCCGACAATCCGTCCATTGCCACGGTGACCGGCGGTACGGTGCAGGGACGCTCGGAGGGAGGCACGACGCTCCACGCGAAGGTCGGGCAGGTCGACGCCCAGGCAGCCCTCGAGGTCATTCTGAACGCGACCCGGGAGCTCTTCGCCCTGAACTTCCAGCCTCCGGGACCACCGGCGGTGGCGGGCTGGGAGGTGGCCGACGACTCCGCCTTCGACGCGGCCCGTGGTTGGGGCTGGCAGGACGCGGCCGGTCTTCAGACCCGAGGCGACCGCAACGGCACCAAGGATCCGCGCCTCGCCAGCTACGTGCTGACGACCGGAGGGAAGTTCCGGCTCCAGGTTCCCGATGGCCGGTACCATGTGGCGGCGTCCGTGGGAGACAACACCTTCGGCTCGGGCCTCGCGAGCGTGGAGCTCGCGGGCGCGGGCATCGTCTACGGCGTCGGCGCGGGCAACACGGCGGGAGCCGGCATCGTCGAAGCCACCGGAGGCAAGGGCCTCGTCTTCGACGTCGTGGGGCCCATCAACTGGCTCGCGGTGATGCCGGTCAACGGCCTGGATTTCGACGAGGCGCTCGCCGCGGCGAAGACCTGGTAG